In Daucus carota subsp. sativus chromosome 4, DH1 v3.0, whole genome shotgun sequence, one DNA window encodes the following:
- the LOC108217587 gene encoding uncharacterized protein LOC108217587 — protein MSDWGPVFVAVVLFILLTPGLLLQIPGHNKLVEFGSFRTSAASILVHSLLYFLLISLFLLAIGVHLYVDS, from the coding sequence ATGTCAGATTGGGGGCCAGTGTTTGTGGCAGTGGTGTTGTTCATACTGTTAACACCAGGTCTGCTACTGCAGATTCCTGGCCATAACAAGCTGGTTGAGTTTGGTAGCTTCAGGACCAGTGCTGCTTCCATTTTGGTTCATTCCCTTCTTTATTTTCTTCTCATTTCTCTCTTTTTGTTAGCCATTGGTGTTCACTTGTATGTTGATTCTTGA